A genomic stretch from Helianthus annuus cultivar XRQ/B chromosome 1, HanXRQr2.0-SUNRISE, whole genome shotgun sequence includes:
- the LOC110929063 gene encoding uncharacterized protein LOC110929063, whose product MNIFMGAGSNGRWDEPTWCHFFPQTLTGLARAWFDSLPVGSLVSFEELHAKFLAHFSKQRRPVRDTMDVMNIYRWDDESLEAFVVRYNKECLEIGDVADQMARNHFIKAVRDEQMVMTISGKDGRPKKWEDVMTAVKTYAQTQRSLKPHLTKAPPQVGGQTSRYKPKRNNKRNRDAGNRDSDSKP is encoded by the coding sequence atgaataTTTTCATGGGGGCAGGGAGCAACGGCAGGTGGGACGAGCCCACCTGGTGTCATTTCTTCCCGCAGACCCTcacgggtctggccagggcttggttcgattctttgccagtaggGTCACTGGTGTCATTTGAGGAACtacatgcaaagttcctcgcgCATTTCAGCAAGCAGCGACGTCCCGTACGCGATACGATGGATGTCATGAATATCTATCGATGGGACGACGAATctctcgaagcattcgtcgtccgatacaatAAAGAATGCCTGGAGATAGGCGACGTTGCCGACCaaatggcacgaaaccacttcatcaaAGCCGTCAGAGATGAACAGATGGTTATGACTATCTCCGGCAAAGACGGCCGACCGaaaaaatgggaggatgtcatgaccgcggtcaagacatacgcccagactcaGCGGTCACTTAAACCGCACCTCACAAAAGCGCCGCCCCAAGTGGGAGGTCAGACCTCCCGCTACAAACCCAAGCGCAACAATAAGCGCAACCGGGACGCAGGGAATCGCGACAGCGATTCCAAACCGTAA